CGACGGGGGCCGGAACCCGTCGAAGCCGAGCTCGGCGTAGGCGTTGTCGTGGACCAGCAGCACCTCGTTCTCACGGGCGAAGTCGACCATGCGCTGCATGAAGGCCAGGTCGACGCAGGCGGTGGTGGGGTTGTGGGGGAACGAGAGCACGATCACCCGGGGACGGGGCCAGGACCAGCGGTAGGCCTGCTGCACGTTGGCGAAGAAGTCCTCGTCGGTGCCGATGGGGATCTCGCGGACCTCCGCCCCGGTGAACAGCGGCCCCCAGATGTGGATCGGGTACGACGGGGACGGCACCAGCGCTGCGTCGCCCGGCTGCAGCAGCACCCACATCAAGTGGGAGAACCCCTCCTTGGCCCCGATGGTGCTGATCACCTCGGTGTCGGGGTCGAGCGCCACGCCGAAGCGCCGCTGGTACAGCGCTGCCGCCGCCTGCCGCAGCTTCGGGATGCCCCGGCTCGCCGAGTAGCGGTGGTTCCTTGGGTTGCGGGCCGCCTCGCACAGCTTGGCCACCGCCGTCTCCGGGGAGGGCAGGTCGGGGTTGCCGAAGCCGAGGTCGATGACGTCCTCGCCGGCCCGGCGGGCCGCCACCTTCAGCCCGTCGATGACGGTGAAGACGTACGGCGGCAGGTTCGTGATACGACGGAACTCCACGCGCGGACCCCCGGTGCTCGACAGCTCGTACCCCCCGCGGCCCGCCGTCGTCGGCGCCCGCCAGGATGCTGCCGGGATCGTACTCGAACCGGACAGCCAGCCCTCGGTCGGGCGGCGCGGGCGGTGAGGCCACAGCCTCAAGGGAGCGGGAGCCCGCGGCGCTCAGGCCGCGGCCGCGGGCAGGAGCAGCCCGTGGCGCTCAGGCCTGGCCGGGGAGCGGGAGCCCGCGGTGCTCAGGCCCCGGCCGCGGGCAGGAGCAGGAGCGGCAGCCGGTTGCCGTTGGCCCGGCGGGCGGTGGGGGCGGCGTCGCGCCAGATCGGGCCGCCATCGCCGGCCTCGGCGAGCACCAGCCACACCCGGCCCGACCGTGTCCGGGCGGCGGCCTCGCGGATGGCCGCGTCGGCGTCGGGCAGGCTGCGCCGGTGGTTGATCACCAGCTCGGGCCGGTCGGGGTACTCGACCTGGAACAGCACGGCCGACCCGGTCCTGGTGGGCACGAAGGTGGGCCGGTCCGGCCAGTAGTAGGCGAACGCGAAGGAGGCACTCCGGCCGACGACCACCACGTCCCCCGGCTGGCGGTTGGCGAGCACGAACGCGACCTGCTCACGCAGGCTGCTGCCGGGCATGGGCGTGCGGACCGCCTCGTTGGCGGCCGACACGAGCAGCACGCCGGCCAGGACGGCGGCGGCGAGCCCGAGCGGCACCGTGGCCCGCCGCCGGCACGACCAGGCCACCAGCGCGCCGACCCCGAGCCCGGCGCAGACGGTGAGCAGCACGGTGAAGAACAGGCTGGTCCGCTCGTCCAGGAACGGGTAGCGCCGGGCCGCGCCGGCCACCACCAGCTCGGCGAGCAGCAGCGGCACGGCCAGCGCGGTCGCCGGCAGGCGGGCGCGCCACAGGGCGGCCAGTCCGGCGAGGGCGAGCGCGGCGGCCAGCGCCCAGGGTCCGAACCCGGCCCGGCCGAGAGCGTCGGCCAGGCGCGAGGCGACGTAGGCGGCGGCCTCGCCTGGCCCCGAGGACATCGGGATGAACCCGGCCACGGCGGTCGCCCACCACCGCCGCATCGCCGCGTTGTCGCCCACCGACAGGAACGCGAGGTAGATGGCGCCCTCGACGGCGGCAAGGGCGAGCCCGAGCGGAGCCAGGCAGCGCAGCCGGTCCCAGCGGCGCTCGGCCAGGCAGCGCAGCCCGAGCGCGCCGAGCACGGCCGCCGAGGCGAACACGGTCGCGTGGCTGACCAGCGCCGCGGGCACGCAGACGGCGCACAGCAGCGCGACCCGGCGTGGGATCCAGTCCGCCTCGACCCGGGCGGCGAGCCAGAGCAGCAGCAGGGTCACGAACACGTCGGCGGTGTACTGCTTGAGGTCGTCGTTGGCGAGCGCGCTCGGGGCGATGGCGGCGGCCAGACCGGCGGCGACCGCCTGGACCCACCCGAGCCGCCGGCCGAGCAGGTAGGCGGGCACGACCGCGGCCACCGCGAACGCGATCGGCAGCACCCGCAGGCGCTCCGGGGGACCGATCGGCGGGACCAGGCGGAGCAGCAGCGTCCAGCCGATCGGCGTGGACGAGGTGAGCAGCCGGAGCTGGTGGAGCGGGGCGCGGACCGAGTCGGCGACCCAGCCCTCGTCGAGCCAGAACGAGTGCGAGAACAGGTAGCCGAGCCGCCGGCTCAGCGTGGCGAGGACGAGCAGCGCGAGGACCACGGCGAGGTCGAGCACCCGGCCGGGCGCCACCCGTGGGGCCCGGATCCTGGCATGGGCGGGCGGGTCGGGCCGGTCCCGCGGCGGCGCCTCCCCGGCTCGGCTGTTCGCCTGGCTCACGCCAGCCCCCGACCGCGGGTGCTGGCCGGCGGTCAACGGCGCAGCCAGGCCCGCAGCCGCCGCCTGGCACCGCCGCCGGCCCGAGCACCGTACCCGGCCGCCGGCCCCGACCCGGGGCCGGCGGCCGGGTTGGACGCCGGGGCCAGGTCGGACGCCCGGGCCGGGTCGGATGCCGGAGCCAGATCGGACGCCCGGGCCGGGTCGGACCCCGAGGCCAGATCGGACGCCCGGGCCGGGCGGGGGCGGGGGTCGCCGGTGAGCCGGATCCGGTCGACCGCCTCGGCCAGCCAGCCGGGCAGCTCGTCGTGGTTCCAGCTGTTGACCTCGGGGCGGGCGTGCGCCCGGTACCAGCGCTCCTCCTCGGGGGGGTCGTCGCTGTCGACGTACCAGGCGGTGTGGCGCGCCACGTACGGCTCCCCGGTGCGGATCGCGATGTCGATCTGGAAGCCGACGTCCGGCCGGTAGAGGGCGAAGGTGGTGTCGATCGGGGCCGCGTACAGGCCGGGCTCGAGGACGTCGTCCCAGAACCGCCGCTCCCAGTCGCGCACCTCGGCCGCGAACCGGTAGCGGTCGGGCAGGTCGTCGAGCTTCAGCCCGAACCCGGCCTTCGGGAAGGCCGGGTAGCGCTGCAGCACGTCGTGGAAGAATGTCAGCGCGTCGAGCGGGCATCCCTCGCCGGGCACGATGTCGGGGTCGGTCGACGCGTACCACTGGCCGGCGAACCGCTCGGCGACCACGCCAGAGGTCCAGGGCGCGTACGGGCCGGCGTTCTGGCCGAGGCGGACGACCTCGTGCGGGGTCTGCTCGTAGTAGTCGAGCAGCGGCGGGTAGGTCGAGTCGTTGTCGACCAGCAGGATCGGACCCTGGCCGGCACGCTCGAGCCACGCGACCAGCTCGGCGAGGGACTCGAGACGGTCCCGGCAGTTGATCACGACGGGGAATCGTTCTTGCATCTGGCTCCTTGGCGCTCCGGGGCGGCGCCGGGGCGCGGCGCGGGCGACGGCGCGACCGCCGGATTGTGGCACAGACGGGCGGGCCCCCGCCCAGGTAGCATGCGCGGCCAAGTACCCCCGGTCCGGTGCTGTCGGTACAGGGGGGAATGGGTGGCATCTGGCCAGCGGCCCGCTGCCAGGGGAGGTGGACGGTCGTGAGCCGGCTTGAGAGCGACTACTACGCCTATATGGACTTCGACCCGCACGGCGAGCACGCCCGGAAGGTCCAGTGGTTCTACGTCGAGATGTTCACCGACCTGGCCCCAGTGCTCGACCTGGGCTGCGGCCGGGGCGAGTTCCTCTCCCTGCTCGACGACGCCGGCATCAAGGGCCAGGGCGTCGACTCCGACGAGGGCATGGTCGAGAAGGCCCGGGCCCGTGGCTTCGAAGTGGCCTGCGAGGACGCCATCGAGTACCTGCACGGCGACCCGGCCCCAGGGCCCTTCAACGGCGTGTTCTGCGCCCACTTCGTGGAGCACCTGACCCCGGACCAGCTCGCCCGCCTGCTCGCGGGCGTGCGCCGCGTGCTCGCCCCTGGAGGGAAGTTCATCGCGGCGACCCCGAACCCGGCCTGCTACGCGGTGCTCACCCACGACTTCTGGCGCGACCCCACCCACGTCCGCTTCTACGACGGCCCCCTGCTGGAGTTCTTCTGCCGCCAGGCTGGGTTCGAGGTCGAGGAGGTCGGGCCGAACCCGCACAACCATCCCGGGCCGCCGCCGCCGTTCCTGGCCCCCCAGCCGGCCGTCCACCCCGGCCTCGACGAGGCACTCGACGACGCCGCCAGGAAGGTGGCCATGGCAATGCAGCACCAGGGCCGCGGGCGCTGGACCGAGGCGCACGACGCGACCTGGGTCCACCAGCTCGTGCACGTGACCAAGGTGCTGTCGGACCGGTTGCAGGAGACCCAGGAGGCGCTGCGCGCCCTGCACCGGGCCCACGAGAACCTAGTATGGGGCATGTACGAGGCCAACGAGATCTTCGTGAGAGCTCGGGCCTGACGTTCCGACCTGTACGAACGCTTCACGGGGGGAGTTGTCGCACGCCTTGAAGGCAGCGGTCTACAACCGGTTCCTGCACTCCATGGGTGGCGGGGAGCGCCACTCCAGCATGCTCGCCCAGGTCCTCGCCCAGGAGGGGCACGACGTCGACCTCATCGGACACGAGGACGTCGGCAAGGAGATCCTCGCCGACCACCTGGGGCTCGACCTGGCCAAGGTGTCGCTGCGCATCGTGCCCGACCGGGGCGAGCTCGACATGGCGCGCGTGTCCTCCGAGTACCACCTGTTCGTCAACGCCTCCTACATGAGCCGCGTCAAGGCGCGGGCGGTCCGCAGCCTCTACCTGTGCTACTTCCCCACCCCGTTCGACCACGACATGGCGCCGTGGCGGCGCCGGGTGGTCCGCGCGGTCGCGCCGCACGTGCGCCAGGCGCGCCCGGACATCGGCTACGGCCTGGGCTGGTTCCCGCCCGAGGGCGGCCGGCGCCGGGTTTGGACCTGGACCAGCGGCCGGGCCATGCTCCAGGTCCCGGCCGGGGACGACCGGCGCCTCGGCTTCGACCTCGGCCGCCCGGGCGCGCCCGGCCCGACCGAGCTGGTCTTCCGGGACGAGGAGGGCCGCGAGCTGGCCCGCCTGGAGGCAGTGGAGCGGTTCCAGCACCACGAGGTGACGCTGCCCGCTTCCAGGCAGGACGGCGAGCTGGTGCTCGACAGCGGCACGTTCGTGCCCGGCAACGGCGACGACCGCACCCTCGGCGTCGCCCTCAGCCGCCTGCGCCTGGCCGGCACCCACACCGACCTCCGCCAGCGGGTGGCCGAGCGCTTCCCGTGGCTCCAGCGCGACCCGGCCGACCTGTCGTTCCTCCACCACTACGACCGGGTGATGGCCAACTCCGAGTACACCCGGGGCTGGATCCGGCGCCTGTGGGGGGTGGACGCCGAGGTCCTGTTCCCCCCCATCCGGGTCCACGAGCTGCACCCCGCCATCAAGGAGGCGAAGATCATCACGGTCGGCCGCTTCTTCGCCCCCGGGCTGGGCCACTCCAAGAAGCAGCTCGAGCAGGTGCGCGCCTTCGGGCACATGGTCCGCAAGGGGGGCCTGGACGGCTGGGAGCTGCACGTGGTCGGCGGCTGCGAGCCCTCCCAGCTCCCCTACCTGGCCCAGCTGCGCGAGGCCGCGACCGGCCTGCCCGTGCACATCCACCCCAACGCGCCCCGCGCCCTGGTCGACGAGCTGCTCGGGGCCAGCTCGGTCTTCTGGGCGGCCACCGGCTACGGCGAGGACGAGCAGCGGGCGCCCTGGGTGTTCGAGCACTTCGGCATGACCACGGTCGAGGCGATGGCGGCCGGCTGCGTGCCGGTGGTGATCGACAAGGCCGGCCAGCGTGAGATCGTCCGCGAGGGCGTGGACGGCTACCGCTGGACCACCCTCGAGGAGCTCGAGGCGCGCACGCGCGAGCTGGCTGCCGACCCCGACCGCTGCCGCCGCCTGGGCGCCGCCGCCACCGAGCGGGCCCAGGCGTTCTCCGAGGACGCCTTCGTCAGGCGCTGGGAGGAGATCGCCGGCCGCGCGGGGCTGCCCGCCTGAGCCAGGCCAGCACGACCGCGGCGACGAGCAGGACCAGGGTGAGCCGGGTCGCGTACAGCTCGACGAAGCGGACGGCCTGGGCGAGCTGGGCCGGGGCCCGGGCCGCGGCCACGCGCCAGGCCAGCACGGTCGCGACCACGCCGGTCGTGCGGAGCAGGAGGTAGCGGCGCGGTCGCATCCCGGTCGCCCCGGCCACGACGCCGACCGCCGGGTTCATGAACAAGAGCACCAGCGGGTCCCGCAGCCGGGTGAGCATCCCGGCCAGGGTGTCGACCACGGTCCGCGCGCCAGGGCCCCGCGCCCGCGTCCAGTCGACCGCCCGGTCGCCGTACCAGCGGCCGAAGAAGAACCAGCCGACGTTCGCGGCGAGCAGGCGCGCGACCGCGACCAGCAGCAGGGGAGCCGCGCCGACCTTGCCGCTGACCAGCAGCACGTACGGCAGGTTGGTCTGCAGGACCAGCAGCAGCAGCGGGTGGTCGCGCACCAGGACGGGGGCCAGGGGCGCGGCCAGCCCCGCCATGGCCAGCGTGACCACGGGCACCGCGAGGATCCAGGCCCGCCTCCCGCCATCCCCGTCCCGCTCGCCAGCGTCCATGCCCGCTCGGCCCGCCGCCCGCCAGCCGGGGCGCGCCGTCAGGCCGGGCGCGCCCTGGCCGCGGCCCTGGTCGTCTGCGCGGTGCGGGCCAGCGAGGCGGCGGCGCGCAGCAGCAGGAATGCGGCGACCAGGGGCGCGAGCAGGATGCGGGGGTCGCGGGCGTAGCGGCGGCAGTAGAAGCGCATGGTGCTGCGGTGGTGGCTGACGACCTTGCGGTAGGGGGCCCTGCGGGTGGAGTTCCCGCCGACGTGCACGACCTCGGCCTGGGGGTCGAACACCACCTCCCAGCCGGCCCGGGCCAGCCGCAGGCACAGGTCCATGTCCTCGAAGTACATGAAGTAGCCGCCGTCGAAGCCGCCGACCGCCTCGAACGCGTCGCGGCGGAGCAGCATGCAGGCACCAGACACCCAGTCCACCCGCAGCGGCACGCTCCGGTCAGCCTCGGCCATGTGGTAGTGCCTGGTGGCCGGGTTGCCCGGCCAGACCGGGCCGAGGAGCGCATGGAGCCCGCCGACCAGCAGGGACGGGAAGCGGCGGCCGGTCGGGTACTCGGTCCCGTCCGGGTTGTGCAGGTCCGGCCCCAGGCAGCCGATCCGCGGGTCGGTCGCGGCGGTGGCGAGCAGGCGCGACAACGACCCGGCCGCGAGGCGGGTGTCCGGGTTGAGCACCAGCAGCCACTGGCCGGCGGTCGCGGCCGCGCCCGCGTTGACGGCCCGCGCGTAGCCCTCGTTGGCCGGGTTCTCGATCACCTTGACCCCGCGGGCGCGGGCGACCTCGGCCGAGTCGTCCCGGGAGGCGTTGTCGACCACGACGACCTCGACCCCGGGAGGCGGGACCTCGCGCGCCGCGGGCGTTGCGGCCTCGCGCGCCGCGGGCGTTGCGGCCGCCTTGGCCAGCGACTCGAGGCAGCCGGGCAGGTCGGCGGCGCTCTCGTAGGTGACGAGGACCGCCGAGACCGTCGGCGGTGGGGGTTCGGCGGCTGCGGACGTCATGGCTCCTTACCAGGCTGGTCGAGGGGTGCGGTAGCATCCTAGACCGATTCGGCCGTCGGCTCCTGGCTGCTGGCCGGCTCGCCAGGTCCCCGTCGCTCCAGGAGGAGCACCGTGCCCACCGCTTCGGCTCCCGTCCCGCTCCCCGTCGAGGCCCCACCGCAGGTCACGGTCGTGCTCCCCTGCTTCAACGAGCGCGACCACGTCGAGCAGGAGGTCAAGCGCATCCGGGCCGCCCTCGAGGCGGCCGGCATGACCTACGAGCTGCTCTGCATCGACGACGGCTCGACCGACGGGACCCGTGAGGTGCTGCAGTCGATCCCTGGGATCCGCACGATCCTGTTCCCCCGCAACCAGGGCTCTGGCACGGCCCGCCGGATCGGCACCCAGGAGGCCAAGGGCGACGTCGTGGTCTGGACCGACGCCGACATGACCTACCCCAACGAGCTCATCCCCGACCTGGTGCGGGAGCTGGACGACGACTACGACCAGGTCGTGGGCGCGCGCCGCACCGAGGCGGGCACCTACAAGTTCTTCCGGGTGCCGGCCAAGTGGGCGATCCGCCGGCTCGCCTCCTACCTGACCAACACCCCGATCCCCGACCTGAACTCGGGCCTGCGCGCGTTCAAGCGGCAGGTGGCTCTCCCCTACCTGCGCCTGCTCCCCCCCGGGTTCTCGTGCGTGACAACGATCACCCTCGCGTTCCTGTCCAACGGGCACCCGGTCAAGTACGTGCCCATCGACTACTTCAAGCGGGCCGGCCGGTCGAAGTTCCACCCGTTCAAGGACGCCTACAACTACATCATCCAGGTCCTGCGGATGGTGATGTACTTCAACCCGATCCGGGTGCTCATGCCGGTCGCCCTCTTCCTGATGGGCAGCACGTTCGTCAAGCTGATCTTCGACCTGATCATCCACCACTGGCGGGTGGCCGGCTCCACCCTCCTGATCGGCCTGGCCGGCTTCAACATCGCCGCCATCGCCCTGCTCGGCGACCTGGTGGTCAAGCGCACCGGTGCCGACTGACGCATGCCGGGCCGGTCGTCCCAAGCGCGGGGAGCGCGAGCAGCGTACGGAGGTTCAGGGAGCGACGACCGGCCGGGGCCGTCGGGCGACCACCATGTAGCCGAGGCTGACCAGCTCGGCGGTGCCCCTGACGGGTCGACGCGCGTCCCTTCGGCGCAGGAACGCCTCCTGCGGACCCCACAAGCAGGCGCGCAGGTACCGGTTGGTGGCGAGGGCGTCGGGCCGACCCAGCCTGGCCGTCAGCCGCTCGGTGGCCCGGATCGCGGCGAGCACCGCGAAGTGCGCCAGGAGCAGGCCAGCGCCACCCTTGGCCTCGAGCGACAGAACCTCGAAGCCGTGGCGAACCATCAGGTCATGCAGGCCGTAGTGGGTGAAGCGGTGGAAGTCGTACGGCGCCTCGTGGGTCGGGTAGAGGTACGGTACCGTGGCCAGGACGTGGCCGCCCGGTCGGCACACGCGCAGCAGCTCACCGGCGGCCCGCTCGGCGTCCCCCACGTGCTCGAGCACCTCGGTGCACAGGACGGTGTCGAAGGTCTGGTCCGCGAACGGCAAGCGGTCGGCGAACCCGAGCACCGCCGCACCGTGCCCGGCGGTGGCGTCCACGCCCACCGCCTCCTTGACCAGCGGCTCGTAGAACGAGGCGTAGGGCCGGTTGCCGCAGCCCACGTCGAGCAGGTGGCCAGCGAACCTGTCGCGATGCTCGTGCAGCCACTGGCCGATCGCCGCGTTGGGGAGCAGCGACAGGGTGGTCGTCGGGTCCGGGCAGGGCACCCCGCCGACGAGACGCACCGCTCCCTGACGTTGACGCCGGCGACCGTCGGATCTCATGCGCTCGAGTCCCCTGTCAGCGGGCGTCCCGGCGCACTCCCGGATACGGTGCTCGTGTGCGGACCGGTCAACGCGGACGGATCGTGTCGGAGGCGTGAGGCGTGCCACCCGCTGCACGACCGGACGGCTCGGTGGCCGCGCCGGCCACATGCGCCAGCAGCTCGGCGTACCGCTCCCCGACCGCCTGCACCGAGTACGCCTGGACGGCCGCGGCTGCGGCCGCCCCGAGCCTGACCCGCAGCGGGGGATCGTCGAGGAGCCGCACCAGCGCCGCCCGCAGTGCGCCGGGGTCTCTCGGCGGCACGAGGAGGCCCGTCTGCCCGTCGGTGAGCACCTCATCGATGCCGGGCAGCCGCGACGCGACGATCGCGCAGCCGGCGGCCATCGCCTCGAGCAGCACGACCGGCAGGCCGTCCTGGTCTCCTGAGGCGGCCGGGGTCGACGGGAGCACGAAGATCTCGCACTCGCCCATGGCGCGGGCCAGCGCGGTGCGATCGAGGACGCCACGGAAGCGTGTCGGGCCCGCCAGGCCGGCGGCCGCCGTCTGGAGCCGGCCCCGCAGCGGCCCGTCGCCGACCAGGTCGAGCGACCAGCCCAGCTCTGGCCCGACGTCACGCAGCGCCTCGATGAGTACGATCGCGCCTTTTTTCTCGACCATGCGGCCGGCGAACAGCATGCGGCCGGGCTGCCGGACCGCGCCGGCGACCGCCGCACCGACCGCGGCGACGTCCGCACCCATGGGGACAACCAGGGTGGTGGTAGGATCACCGCCCAAGTTGACGAGGCGGCCACGCATGTCCTCGTTCATCACGGTGACCGCGGCGGCCCGCCGCAGCACGAAGCGCTTGAGGGCGGCTGCCAGCCGGCCCTGCAGCGCGTACACGTCTCCCCCCAGCGTGGTGAGGACCTGCGGGGTCCGGGGCGCGGCCAGGCTGGCGACGATCCCCTGCGGGACGATCCAGTGCACGTGCAGCACGTCGGGATGGAACCGGCGGACCAGGCGCCGCAGTTCCACCCACTCCGCGAGGAGGAATGGCAGCACCTGCAGCCAAGCGCCACGTCGCGCACGGAGGTTTTCGAGGATGGCCCCGTCAGCGAGGTCCTCCCAGCGCCCCGGGAAGTACCGGAAGCGCCGGATCTCGAGCTGTCCCACCCGCTCCCGCAGCGGCGCTCCGCGGATGCGGGGCACCAGCACGACGGTCTGGAAGTGGCGGGCCTCCTGCTCGGCGAGGTCCCAGACGAACCCGGGCGTCCCGTCGCCCCGGCGGAGCGGGAACGTCGAAGCGACGACGATCAGTCGGAGCGAGGCTGCACTCAGGGGAGGCTCCTGGGTTAAGGTCCCCCGGTGATGGAAGACCAAGAAGCAAGCATGAGCGTGAATTCGGCGAGGGGAACTGTAGCAGTCATCGGCGGCCGAGGGTTCATCGGACGGGGCCTGGTCCCGGCCCTGGAGGCAGCCGGCTGGACGGTGACCGTGCTCGGTCGCAAGGATCGCCTGGTCGACTGGGACGGCCGCCTCGCGCCGGCCCTCGCGGCGGCCGGCACCATCGTGTACCTGGCGAACTCGATCAATCCGGCGATCGCCGAGGCCGAGCCCGCGAGGGTGGCTGCCGACATGGCCGCCTTCCGGCAGTTCGTCGAGGGCCTGCGCCGCTCGGCAGGGTCATGGCGGGTGGTGCTGCCCAGCTCCGGCGGGACCGTCTACGACACCCGCGACCCGCCCCCCTACCGGGAGGACTCCCGGGTCGGCGCCAAGTCCACCTACGGGCAAGCCAAGCTCGCAATGGAGGAGCTGCTGCGCGACGTCGCCTCACCCCGCTGCCGCCCGGTAGTCCTCCGCATCGCCAACGTGTACGGCCCCGGCCAGCGCGCAAGCACCGGGCAGGGCGTGGTCGCCAACTGGCTCCACGCCGTCAGCCACGGCACCGAGGTCGTCCTGTACGGCGCGGGCGCCTCGATCACGCGGGACTTCGTCTACATCGACGACGCGCTGCAGGCGTTCCTGCATGCGATCGAGGCGCCCGCGCCGCCCGGCCTGGTCAACATCGGCTCGGGCACGCCAACCTCGCTCGCGACGCTGGCGGCCGTGGTGGCCCGCGTGGTCGACCCGCTGCCGTTCCGTGTGCGACACGAACCCGCACGGAGCTTCGACGCCCCCCACAACTACCTGTCGATTGACCGGGCCGCTGTCACGCTGGGCTGGAAGCCGGAGGTGCCGCTGCTCGAGGGCGTCGCCCGGACCTGGCGCGCCGTCAAGGGGACGGGGAGCGGTGGTAGCTGAGCCGCCCGCTTCTCACCGTCGGCGGCCTCGGCCGGGGTTTCGCCGCCCTCGTGCCGCCGCCGAGGGGTCGAGCACGAGCTCGTGCCCGCGGGGCGGTGAGGGACCGCTGGAGCCCTCAACGCCGAGCGCCCTC
The genomic region above belongs to Actinomycetes bacterium and contains:
- a CDS encoding glycosyltransferase family 2 protein, with amino-acid sequence MTSAAAEPPPPTVSAVLVTYESAADLPGCLESLAKAAATPAAREAATPAAREVPPPGVEVVVVDNASRDDSAEVARARGVKVIENPANEGYARAVNAGAAATAGQWLLVLNPDTRLAAGSLSRLLATAATDPRIGCLGPDLHNPDGTEYPTGRRFPSLLVGGLHALLGPVWPGNPATRHYHMAEADRSVPLRVDWVSGACMLLRRDAFEAVGGFDGGYFMYFEDMDLCLRLARAGWEVVFDPQAEVVHVGGNSTRRAPYRKVVSHHRSTMRFYCRRYARDPRILLAPLVAAFLLLRAAASLARTAQTTRAAARARPA
- a CDS encoding glycosyltransferase family 2 protein — protein: MPTASAPVPLPVEAPPQVTVVLPCFNERDHVEQEVKRIRAALEAAGMTYELLCIDDGSTDGTREVLQSIPGIRTILFPRNQGSGTARRIGTQEAKGDVVVWTDADMTYPNELIPDLVRELDDDYDQVVGARRTEAGTYKFFRVPAKWAIRRLASYLTNTPIPDLNSGLRAFKRQVALPYLRLLPPGFSCVTTITLAFLSNGHPVKYVPIDYFKRAGRSKFHPFKDAYNYIIQVLRMVMYFNPIRVLMPVALFLMGSTFVKLIFDLIIHHWRVAGSTLLIGLAGFNIAAIALLGDLVVKRTGAD
- a CDS encoding aminotransferase class I/II-fold pyridoxal phosphate-dependent enzyme encodes the protein MEFRRITNLPPYVFTVIDGLKVAARRAGEDVIDLGFGNPDLPSPETAVAKLCEAARNPRNHRYSASRGIPKLRQAAAALYQRRFGVALDPDTEVISTIGAKEGFSHLMWVLLQPGDAALVPSPSYPIHIWGPLFTGAEVREIPIGTDEDFFANVQQAYRWSWPRPRVIVLSFPHNPTTACVDLAFMQRMVDFARENEVLLVHDNAYAELGFDGFRPPS
- a CDS encoding class I SAM-dependent methyltransferase, coding for MSRLESDYYAYMDFDPHGEHARKVQWFYVEMFTDLAPVLDLGCGRGEFLSLLDDAGIKGQGVDSDEGMVEKARARGFEVACEDAIEYLHGDPAPGPFNGVFCAHFVEHLTPDQLARLLAGVRRVLAPGGKFIAATPNPACYAVLTHDFWRDPTHVRFYDGPLLEFFCRQAGFEVEEVGPNPHNHPGPPPPFLAPQPAVHPGLDEALDDAARKVAMAMQHQGRGRWTEAHDATWVHQLVHVTKVLSDRLQETQEALRALHRAHENLVWGMYEANEIFVRARA
- a CDS encoding glycosyltransferase family 4 protein, which produces MKAAVYNRFLHSMGGGERHSSMLAQVLAQEGHDVDLIGHEDVGKEILADHLGLDLAKVSLRIVPDRGELDMARVSSEYHLFVNASYMSRVKARAVRSLYLCYFPTPFDHDMAPWRRRVVRAVAPHVRQARPDIGYGLGWFPPEGGRRRVWTWTSGRAMLQVPAGDDRRLGFDLGRPGAPGPTELVFRDEEGRELARLEAVERFQHHEVTLPASRQDGELVLDSGTFVPGNGDDRTLGVALSRLRLAGTHTDLRQRVAERFPWLQRDPADLSFLHHYDRVMANSEYTRGWIRRLWGVDAEVLFPPIRVHELHPAIKEAKIITVGRFFAPGLGHSKKQLEQVRAFGHMVRKGGLDGWELHVVGGCEPSQLPYLAQLREAATGLPVHIHPNAPRALVDELLGASSVFWAATGYGEDEQRAPWVFEHFGMTTVEAMAAGCVPVVIDKAGQREIVREGVDGYRWTTLEELEARTRELAADPDRCRRLGAAATERAQAFSEDAFVRRWEEIAGRAGLPA
- a CDS encoding glycosyltransferase, with translation MVFHHRGTLTQEPPLSAASLRLIVVASTFPLRRGDGTPGFVWDLAEQEARHFQTVVLVPRIRGAPLRERVGQLEIRRFRYFPGRWEDLADGAILENLRARRGAWLQVLPFLLAEWVELRRLVRRFHPDVLHVHWIVPQGIVASLAAPRTPQVLTTLGGDVYALQGRLAAALKRFVLRRAAAVTVMNEDMRGRLVNLGGDPTTTLVVPMGADVAAVGAAVAGAVRQPGRMLFAGRMVEKKGAIVLIEALRDVGPELGWSLDLVGDGPLRGRLQTAAAGLAGPTRFRGVLDRTALARAMGECEIFVLPSTPAASGDQDGLPVVLLEAMAAGCAIVASRLPGIDEVLTDGQTGLLVPPRDPGALRAALVRLLDDPPLRVRLGAAAAAAVQAYSVQAVGERYAELLAHVAGAATEPSGRAAGGTPHASDTIRPR
- a CDS encoding NAD-dependent epimerase/dehydratase family protein; translation: MSVNSARGTVAVIGGRGFIGRGLVPALEAAGWTVTVLGRKDRLVDWDGRLAPALAAAGTIVYLANSINPAIAEAEPARVAADMAAFRQFVEGLRRSAGSWRVVLPSSGGTVYDTRDPPPYREDSRVGAKSTYGQAKLAMEELLRDVASPRCRPVVLRIANVYGPGQRASTGQGVVANWLHAVSHGTEVVLYGAGASITRDFVYIDDALQAFLHAIEAPAPPGLVNIGSGTPTSLATLAAVVARVVDPLPFRVRHEPARSFDAPHNYLSIDRAAVTLGWKPEVPLLEGVARTWRAVKGTGSGGS
- a CDS encoding class I SAM-dependent methyltransferase yields the protein MRLVGGVPCPDPTTTLSLLPNAAIGQWLHEHRDRFAGHLLDVGCGNRPYASFYEPLVKEAVGVDATAGHGAAVLGFADRLPFADQTFDTVLCTEVLEHVGDAERAAGELLRVCRPGGHVLATVPYLYPTHEAPYDFHRFTHYGLHDLMVRHGFEVLSLEAKGGAGLLLAHFAVLAAIRATERLTARLGRPDALATNRYLRACLWGPQEAFLRRRDARRPVRGTAELVSLGYMVVARRPRPVVAP